TGCTTCAAAATTGATGTAATAGCACACTTCGACTACGCTCAGTGTGACATTTTGTTGTATTATTTTGAAACTGAATACTTTTCTGCCAGACACTAAATAATAATCGCCACATTATTTTAATTCTAACGTTGCAATCAGTTCATTAAGTCTTTTCTTGTAATTGGCTTCGCTGGTCTTCATCTCGTAATTTGGAAATCGGAATTGAAAAAGCTACCTCTTAAGTATTGAATTTAACAGCCAATATTACTCCACCACCAAAAATTTTCCGTTTTGATAGTCTTGTCCTGACTCAATATTTGCATACGGCTAAAGCCGTATGTTGCGAACTCCAGTAACAAAGGGCTTCAGCCCTTTGCAAAATGATAAAGCTGAGTACTTCCTTATTATTTTATAAATCCAAGTAACAATTTTACTTTTTTCTCCACTTCTTCGAGTTTTTCATTTGAAATATGACCCCAAAGCTCGACAAGTCTTGACTTTGCAAGAGACCTTATATCTTCGCACTTGATGAAACTGTCTTTTGTTATACCTCCATCAGGTGGCATAAGATAAACATCAAGAGGGATACCTTTATTCTTACTTGTCAGAGGTATTGCAATCACTTTATCCGCTTTGCTGTTATTAAATTGGTTTGTGGATAATATCAGGGCAGGTCTGATTCCCGACTGCTCGTGTCCTTGTGTGGGATTAAAATTGATTAACCAGATTTGACCACGCTCAATATTCATCATCCAATCCATCTCCGATAGTTCCCGAAAAGTCATCATCACCTTCATCATTTACAAGCTTAGAGTATGCCAAAGTACATTCTTCCCAAAATAAATCTGTCTCGTACTTCTGCAAACTTTTCTCAAGTACTTCCTGCTGTGAAAATTTTGATTCAATAGAAAGTTGTTTCAACTTTTTATGAATCTGAGTCGGTATTTTTATTGTCGTATAACTCATAATATACCTGAATATGTTTAATAATAAATATAATAACGTGGATAATTATATTTATTTCATTAATCTGAAAATTAATTTATATTACCAACTATTCCATAACTAAAAATTTGGATGTGAATTCCTGATTTCCGTCCTGTATGTGTATTAAGTAAGTTCCGTTCGGAAGTTTAAGCGGGATTATTATTTCAGTATTAGAAACAGGAGAATCAAGTTTTTTGACAACTCTACCTGAAACGTCACTGATTGTAATGTTAATTTGACCTGATATAGAATTTAATCCGGTAAGAATTAAGGTATCTTTGGTGTAATATACTGTAACAGATTTAATAGGTGATTCGTCAACTAATGTTGTCAGCATTTTATTCAAATCAAATGCAAACAAATGCCCACCAGTCAAAACCAATGAATTATTATAGGAGTTGAATTCAAGCAATGAATATGGAGGAAGTCCACTACTTACTTTACCGAAATAACGATATTTTGTCATATCGTTTTTTAAATCCTTTATGACATTATACCTTTTAATTCCGTTTTCACTATTTGCAAGAGAAGTCATAACAAATAAGTCATTTGGTAAAAAACATGAGGCAGAAGGAGGATATTCTAAATTGTGTATGTAATAATTAATTTGAAGTGAAAAGTTTTGTAAATTGTAAATATATGTACCTGAAAATGGTATATGAAACCCCACATACTTTCCATCTGGTGAGAATTTAATACTTCGCACTTCAAAGTT
This window of the Ignavibacteriota bacterium genome carries:
- a CDS encoding type II toxin-antitoxin system PemK/MazF family toxin, translating into MNIERGQIWLINFNPTQGHEQSGIRPALILSTNQFNNSKADKVIAIPLTSKNKGIPLDVYLMPPDGGITKDSFIKCEDIRSLAKSRLVELWGHISNEKLEEVEKKVKLLLGFIK